In Haloplasma contractile SSD-17B, the following are encoded in one genomic region:
- a CDS encoding L-serine ammonia-lyase yields MDTLKELYKIGFGPSSSHTMGPQRAAKQFLEKTKDLPVEKFVVDLYGSLAATGIGHLTDYIIHKTLGKDRTEVVFKPETVYEFHTNGLRFYAYDQDDNLLDDYLAFSVGGGEVMTSTDVRTGTARIYKLNTMRQIMVWCRENNAELWEYVYEVEGQEILNYLEHVWNVMKKVVEDGLNKDGRLPGALQVKRRSKMMHDRYQESDVKDFDTLIYSCALAVSEENASAGKVVTAPTCGASGVLPGALYALQQVYGYSDEQIIKALAVAGLIGNLIKENASISGAEVGCQGEVGSACCMAGGAIAYLMGGTLLQIEYAAEIGLEHHLGLTCDPVNGLVQVPCIERNAIAAKRAIDAAKYSMLTDGTHIISLDKVIVTMGETGKDLPDQYKETSMGGLAKYIPGCYSYE; encoded by the coding sequence ATGGATACATTAAAAGAGCTATACAAAATAGGATTTGGACCTTCTAGTTCTCACACTATGGGACCACAACGAGCAGCAAAACAGTTTTTAGAGAAGACAAAAGATTTACCAGTTGAAAAATTCGTTGTTGATTTATACGGTAGTTTAGCAGCTACGGGTATTGGTCACTTAACTGATTATATAATTCATAAAACGTTAGGAAAAGATCGTACAGAAGTGGTATTCAAACCAGAGACTGTCTATGAGTTTCATACAAATGGATTACGCTTTTATGCATACGATCAAGATGATAACCTGTTAGATGACTATCTAGCCTTTTCAGTAGGTGGGGGAGAAGTCATGACATCGACCGATGTACGAACAGGTACTGCTCGTATCTATAAATTAAATACAATGAGACAAATTATGGTTTGGTGCCGTGAAAACAATGCTGAACTTTGGGAATATGTATATGAAGTAGAAGGACAAGAAATACTTAACTATTTAGAACATGTCTGGAACGTTATGAAAAAAGTCGTCGAAGACGGCCTTAATAAAGATGGACGCTTACCAGGAGCCCTTCAAGTTAAACGCCGTTCAAAAATGATGCATGACCGTTATCAGGAATCAGATGTTAAAGATTTCGATACGTTAATCTATTCCTGTGCACTTGCAGTATCTGAAGAGAATGCATCAGCAGGTAAGGTAGTCACTGCGCCAACATGCGGGGCAAGCGGTGTATTACCAGGAGCCTTATATGCCTTACAACAAGTATACGGCTATAGTGATGAACAAATTATAAAGGCATTAGCCGTTGCTGGGTTAATTGGGAACCTAATTAAGGAAAATGCATCAATATCAGGAGCAGAAGTAGGATGCCAAGGCGAAGTTGGTTCAGCATGCTGTATGGCAGGTGGAGCAATTGCGTACCTAATGGGCGGAACACTGCTTCAGATTGAATATGCTGCTGAAATAGGACTAGAACACCACTTAGGATTGACTTGCGATCCGGTTAACGGACTGGTACAGGTTCCGTGCATTGAACGAAATGCAATAGCAGCAAAACGCGCAATCGATGCAGCGAAGTACTCAATGTTAACAGATGGAACCCATATTATCAGTCTTGATAAAGTAATTGTGACAATGGGTGAAACAGGAAAAGACTTACCAGATCAATATAAAGAGACATCAATGGGAGGTCTCGCTAAGTACATTCCTGGATGTTATAGTTATGAGTAA
- a CDS encoding serine hydrolase domain-containing protein, with protein MELLTNFKHSVIEKNLGVYGIHVYQNGKTLAEYRFRSNDRENLYSASKTFASVEIGIAENEGRFQLSDQVLNFFPEYKTIAYPGSEKITIKNLLQMSSGHSSEDFSQYNKKDRAELFFISEMKAEPGSNFYYEDLCSYMLGRIVEKVTGKTMLEYLKPRLFEPLEIINPQWHTCQNGHTSCSGGLYLTTEEFSRIGITLLQNGVYKDIQIVPDDYVNRLHMDFVDTSSKNDPETRGGYGYQVFKCTPPGTYRADGMYGQLCVVLKDYDAVVTVTAHNEIEHKEILRTIWSDILPILTSKS; from the coding sequence ATGGAACTTCTAACAAATTTTAAACATTCAGTTATCGAAAAAAATCTCGGTGTATACGGGATTCATGTTTATCAAAACGGAAAGACACTTGCGGAATATCGTTTCCGTAGCAACGACAGAGAAAATCTTTACTCGGCATCAAAAACTTTTGCATCTGTAGAAATCGGTATTGCTGAAAATGAAGGTAGGTTTCAGTTATCGGATCAGGTGTTGAACTTTTTCCCAGAATATAAAACAATTGCTTACCCAGGTTCTGAAAAAATAACCATAAAGAATTTGTTGCAAATGAGTTCTGGACATAGTTCAGAGGATTTTAGCCAATATAATAAAAAAGATCGAGCAGAACTTTTTTTTATTTCTGAAATGAAAGCAGAACCTGGTTCTAATTTTTATTATGAGGATTTATGCTCTTATATGCTTGGCCGCATTGTAGAAAAGGTAACTGGAAAAACCATGTTAGAGTATTTAAAACCTCGTTTATTTGAACCATTAGAAATCATAAATCCTCAGTGGCACACCTGTCAAAATGGTCATACCTCATGTTCAGGAGGCTTGTATCTAACAACGGAGGAGTTTTCTCGTATCGGTATAACCTTACTTCAAAATGGAGTATATAAGGACATACAAATTGTACCGGATGATTATGTAAACCGTCTCCATATGGATTTCGTAGATACCTCATCAAAAAATGATCCTGAAACCAGAGGTGGATATGGTTATCAAGTTTTTAAATGTACACCGCCTGGTACATATCGAGCAGATGGAATGTATGGCCAATTATGTGTCGTGCTTAAAGATTATGATGCTGTTGTTACGGTTACCGCTCATAATGAAATTGAGCATAAGGAAATATTGCGTACAATTTGGAGTGATATTCTTCCAATTTTAACATCTAAATCGTGA
- a CDS encoding nucleotidyltransferase family protein, translated as MEINLVVDKDMMEYQINNAGDEYKEALLHYGFEEKNHLLIKSYNKNTFMYAQDKEMLEKNFRSCLQEVVNHTLGKTTMDWEKSLEVIACRMEKNNIKWWLAGSAACAIRGINIIPKDIDVMTYKTEIKKIEKGFKDTTIEPFHYVTDWFVKGFGVVYLKGRVDIAFEPEESSDADQKVDFGCYAMNNLEVVEWKGYSIYVPPVELHIYPNKARGRNDRVKKIEEYMKHNLKT; from the coding sequence ATGGAGATCAATCTAGTAGTTGATAAAGATATGATGGAATATCAAATAAATAATGCAGGAGACGAATATAAAGAAGCTTTATTACATTATGGTTTTGAAGAAAAAAATCATCTATTAATTAAATCATATAACAAGAACACTTTCATGTATGCTCAGGATAAGGAAATGCTTGAAAAAAATTTCAGGAGTTGTTTGCAAGAAGTTGTGAATCATACACTGGGAAAGACAACGATGGACTGGGAGAAATCATTAGAAGTTATAGCTTGTAGGATGGAGAAGAATAATATAAAATGGTGGTTAGCAGGTAGTGCTGCCTGTGCTATTAGGGGAATCAATATTATTCCCAAGGATATAGATGTGATGACCTATAAAACAGAAATCAAGAAGATAGAAAAAGGGTTTAAGGATACGACTATTGAACCATTCCATTATGTCACAGACTGGTTTGTTAAAGGCTTTGGAGTGGTATATCTAAAGGGTAGAGTAGATATAGCATTTGAACCAGAAGAGTCAAGCGATGCAGATCAAAAGGTAGACTTTGGATGCTATGCTATGAATAACCTTGAAGTTGTTGAATGGAAAGGGTATTCCATATATGTTCCACCAGTTGAATTGCACATTTATCCTAATAAGGCACGAGGTAGGAATGACCGAGTAAAGAAGATTGAGGAATATATGAAACATAATTTAAAAACTTAA
- a CDS encoding MerR family transcriptional regulator, protein MTTYRTIDLAREGNIHTNTVRLYEKNGFISPVPRDYNGYRMFSQRHLYQIKIIRCIFDYDWLGKTLRSASLKIIKSVAEWDLEQAWGFTQTYIKLIDKDYLKAQKTIKILEKWVLKEENEIKLKTYTRKEVANLIGVTPEVLRNWDRNGLIEVPRVGPNNTRVYGNKEIERLRIIYMLRQARFSISAILQSLKHYDESPDNIKGVINALNTPKHEEYQSWISVGDRWITGLENASEGAKNILSLINEIKEEII, encoded by the coding sequence GTGACTACCTATAGAACTATAGACCTTGCTAGAGAAGGTAATATTCATACAAATACAGTTCGGTTATATGAAAAAAATGGTTTTATATCACCAGTACCAAGAGATTATAATGGGTATAGAATGTTTAGCCAGCGGCATTTATATCAAATTAAAATTATTAGATGCATATTTGATTATGATTGGTTAGGGAAAACATTACGATCAGCATCATTAAAAATAATCAAATCCGTGGCTGAATGGGACTTAGAACAAGCATGGGGGTTTACTCAAACGTACATAAAATTAATAGATAAAGATTATTTAAAGGCACAGAAAACTATAAAAATTTTAGAGAAATGGGTATTAAAAGAAGAAAACGAAATTAAATTAAAAACGTATACAAGAAAAGAGGTTGCTAATTTAATCGGAGTAACACCAGAAGTGCTTAGAAACTGGGATAGAAATGGACTTATAGAAGTACCAAGGGTAGGACCTAACAATACGCGAGTATATGGAAACAAAGAAATAGAGCGCCTTAGAATCATCTATATGTTAAGGCAAGCGAGGTTCAGTATTTCAGCAATACTACAAAGTTTAAAACATTATGATGAAAGTCCAGATAATATTAAAGGAGTAATTAATGCACTGAACACACCTAAACATGAAGAATATCAGTCCTGGATAAGTGTCGGTGATCGTTGGATTACTGGACTTGAAAATGCATCAGAAGGAGCAAAAAACATATTATCGTTAATAAACGAAATAAAAGAGGAAATTATATAA
- the rlmD gene encoding 23S rRNA (uracil(1939)-C(5))-methyltransferase RlmD — MAKRELPVKENEELVADITGITHKGEGVAKFKGYPLFIKGAMQGETVRLKVVQTKKNFGYGKLLEVVNESEHRVEPRCSLYKECGGCNVQHISYEQQLANKTDLVVDNLKRIGHLEVDVNPCIGMEDPWRYRNKTQVPFGLTEAGEVVAGFYKPRSHDIVNMERCDIQDDTADEIIDRIRQLSAEYDIEPYNEFKHKGFLRHVIVRKGHATNEYMVTLITNKKRFLQKEPFVDVLSSEFKMIKSIVQNVNTKKTNVILGDETLVLYGQEYIYDYIGDVKFAISARSFYQINPVQTKVLYEKALEYANLTKEDTLIDAYCGIGTIALFAANRVKKVYGVEVVKDAIKDAKYNAELNGFKNTHFELGKAEVVIPDWRKQGIEANALIVDPPRKGCDESLLNTIIEMQIPRMVYVSCNPATLARDLRILEDGGYAIREVQPVDMFPHTSHVECVVSMVCEGK; from the coding sequence ATGGCGAAACGTGAATTACCAGTAAAAGAAAATGAAGAACTAGTGGCCGATATAACCGGTATTACCCATAAAGGTGAAGGTGTAGCTAAATTTAAAGGCTATCCATTATTTATAAAAGGTGCTATGCAAGGTGAAACAGTCAGGTTAAAAGTCGTACAAACAAAAAAGAACTTTGGATACGGAAAACTATTAGAAGTGGTAAATGAAAGTGAACACAGAGTCGAACCACGTTGCTCACTCTATAAAGAGTGTGGTGGGTGTAATGTCCAACACATTAGCTACGAACAACAACTAGCAAATAAGACAGACCTAGTTGTGGACAACTTAAAACGAATTGGACATTTAGAGGTAGACGTTAATCCATGTATCGGTATGGAGGATCCTTGGAGGTACCGTAACAAGACACAAGTACCGTTTGGTTTAACCGAAGCTGGGGAAGTCGTAGCGGGATTCTATAAACCAAGAAGTCACGATATTGTGAACATGGAACGCTGCGATATTCAGGATGATACTGCTGATGAAATTATCGATCGTATACGTCAGTTATCAGCTGAATATGATATTGAACCTTATAATGAATTTAAGCATAAAGGTTTCTTACGTCATGTAATTGTACGCAAGGGTCACGCTACAAATGAATACATGGTGACGCTTATAACTAATAAGAAACGTTTTCTACAGAAAGAACCTTTTGTAGATGTACTCTCTAGTGAATTTAAGATGATTAAGTCAATTGTACAGAATGTCAATACAAAAAAGACAAATGTCATCCTTGGTGATGAGACACTTGTTTTATATGGTCAAGAATATATTTATGATTATATAGGTGATGTGAAATTTGCAATATCTGCACGATCATTCTATCAGATTAATCCGGTTCAAACGAAAGTGTTATATGAAAAAGCGTTAGAGTATGCAAATTTAACAAAAGAAGATACGTTGATTGATGCCTATTGTGGAATTGGAACCATTGCTTTATTCGCTGCAAACCGTGTGAAGAAAGTATACGGAGTCGAAGTTGTAAAAGATGCAATTAAAGATGCAAAGTATAATGCAGAGCTTAATGGGTTTAAAAACACACACTTTGAATTAGGGAAAGCAGAAGTTGTGATTCCTGACTGGCGTAAGCAAGGGATTGAAGCCAATGCTCTAATCGTTGATCCGCCTCGTAAAGGGTGTGATGAATCGTTACTTAATACGATCATTGAAATGCAGATTCCACGCATGGTATACGTATCGTGTAACCCAGCAACACTAGCACGTGATTTACGAATTTTAGAAGACGGTGGGTACGCGATTCGCGAAGTGCAGCCTGTGGATATGTTCCCTCATACGTCACATGTGGAGTGTGTAGTGTCTATGGTTTGTGAAGGAAAATAA
- a CDS encoding AAA family ATPase, with protein MKKLYLITGPMGVGKTTVGKLLSNTINKTAFIDGDWCIDIHPFIGNKETKGMAINNIIHMIRNYYHCSECNQIVLSWVMSINTVNKIMLSVSDLDLEIYNISLICDKESLAKRWHNDMKTEWRINELLEQSIQSIKSYNDRETSHVIDTSNLLPEQVVELIISKSY; from the coding sequence ATGAAAAAATTATATCTTATCACTGGTCCAATGGGTGTAGGAAAAACAACTGTCGGAAAATTATTAAGTAATACAATTAATAAAACAGCATTTATCGATGGCGATTGGTGTATAGATATTCATCCTTTCATTGGTAATAAGGAAACAAAAGGGATGGCAATTAATAATATCATTCATATGATTCGTAATTATTATCATTGTTCAGAGTGCAACCAAATTGTATTAAGTTGGGTAATGAGTATCAATACAGTAAACAAAATTATGCTTAGTGTTTCAGATTTAGATTTAGAGATTTACAATATCTCTCTAATATGTGACAAAGAATCCTTGGCGAAAAGATGGCATAATGATATGAAGACAGAGTGGCGTATAAATGAATTACTAGAGCAAAGTATACAATCAATCAAAAGTTATAATGACAGAGAAACTTCACATGTTATTGATACAAGTAACCTACTTCCTGAACAAGTGGTAGAATTAATTATCTCAAAATCATATTAA
- a CDS encoding cellulase family glycosylhydrolase: MGKTNLSIKGRDFYINDKPVYDEIEGSGSSKGLLMNARFIQGIFDDQSDRERFNRFYKIFDADAHTDDFISALPKWYEYGLRAVTVGIQGGMPVFTIDVETIDNNPFGTDGVKLDEAYARRLDKIIKAADDLGMVVIVNILYWAQTLRLSNDDAIMSALKCAASFLKEGGYTNVIIDVANEYNIDMWKDMPLVKNPDSMQQLINLVRKESGGMLVGASGGGGLVDKEVVKASDVVIVHGNGLTRGEYYDFILKVQEMAPNKPILCNEDSPCISRLEIAKLTHTSWGHYDNFTKQEPPCDWSITEGHDLFFARRMATSLGIKVPELRLEDQFYLQGLENNTHWQGKRWIRLAAEYPERIDYVNFYRNDEFIYRSYDEPFFMYRETTWIQKPWKIKKDDKKWTAEVVLNDGTTVIKSVTV, from the coding sequence ATGGGAAAAACGAACCTCAGTATTAAAGGAAGAGATTTTTATATTAATGACAAACCCGTTTATGATGAAATAGAAGGTAGTGGTAGTTCAAAGGGGCTATTAATGAATGCACGTTTCATTCAAGGAATTTTTGATGATCAATCTGACCGTGAAAGGTTTAATAGATTTTATAAAATCTTTGATGCAGACGCACATACTGATGATTTTATTTCGGCATTGCCTAAATGGTATGAATATGGGTTGAGAGCTGTAACAGTAGGTATTCAAGGTGGAATGCCAGTGTTTACTATTGATGTTGAAACAATCGATAATAATCCTTTCGGCACTGATGGTGTTAAGCTAGATGAAGCATATGCCAGAAGGCTGGACAAAATTATTAAAGCAGCAGATGATTTGGGAATGGTAGTTATAGTCAATATTCTTTATTGGGCGCAGACTTTAAGGCTAAGCAACGACGATGCTATCATGTCTGCTTTAAAATGTGCAGCTTCATTTCTCAAGGAAGGCGGATATACCAATGTAATTATTGATGTAGCCAATGAATATAATATTGATATGTGGAAGGACATGCCTCTTGTAAAAAATCCTGATAGTATGCAGCAGTTGATCAATCTTGTTAGAAAAGAATCAGGCGGGATGCTTGTAGGAGCTAGCGGTGGTGGTGGCCTTGTTGATAAGGAAGTAGTAAAGGCCAGTGATGTTGTTATCGTTCATGGAAATGGACTAACAAGGGGAGAGTATTATGACTTTATATTAAAAGTGCAAGAGATGGCACCTAATAAGCCAATACTTTGCAATGAAGATTCACCGTGTATATCTAGATTGGAAATTGCTAAACTAACTCATACATCCTGGGGACATTATGATAACTTTACAAAGCAAGAACCACCATGTGACTGGAGTATTACAGAAGGACATGATTTATTTTTTGCCCGTAGAATGGCAACGTCTCTAGGAATTAAAGTACCAGAACTGCGTCTCGAAGACCAGTTTTATCTACAGGGGCTTGAAAACAATACGCATTGGCAGGGAAAACGGTGGATACGTCTTGCAGCTGAATATCCTGAACGGATTGATTATGTAAATTTCTATAGAAATGATGAGTTTATTTATAGAAGTTATGATGAGCCATTTTTTATGTATCGAGAAACAACTTGGATACAAAAGCCTTGGAAGATAAAAAAAGATGATAAGAAATGGACTGCTGAAGTTGTATTAAATGATGGAACAACCGTAATAAAATCTGTAACGGTTTAA
- a CDS encoding nuclear transport factor 2 family protein — protein sequence MIDVISVCIDGFEYKKFGLITENIDDDCLFLTSKSQPVLGKAKIVNYFERIHDTYTNLSFNLLNSAIDSDDTVLISWAFRGTKKLDDSSISLFGTSVVHFNKDKKVRHVKSTVINA from the coding sequence ATGATTGACGTTATATCAGTTTGTATAGACGGTTTTGAATATAAAAAATTTGGTTTAATTACAGAAAACATTGATGATGATTGCTTATTTTTAACTTCAAAATCACAACCCGTTTTAGGGAAAGCAAAGATTGTTAACTATTTCGAACGTATACATGATACATATACTAATTTAAGCTTTAATCTTTTAAATTCCGCTATTGATTCAGATGATACTGTCTTAATATCTTGGGCGTTTAGAGGAACAAAGAAATTAGACGATTCATCTATTTCGTTATTCGGTACCTCAGTCGTCCATTTTAATAAAGATAAAAAAGTAAGACATGTTAAATCTACAGTGATCAATGCATAA
- the uvrB gene encoding excinuclease ABC subunit UvrB, with translation MEQNEFKLVSPYKPTGDQPKAIEQLVEGINNGEKEQILLGATGTGKTFTISNLIKQVNKPTLILAHNKTLAGQLYSEFKEFFPENAVEYFVSYYDYYQPEAYVPSSDTYIEKDAKINDEIDKLRHSATSSLFERNDVIIVSSVSCIYGLGDPEEYKNFVVSIRTGMEMDRDTLLSELVRIQYERNDIDFHRATFRVRGDVVEIMPASHENNAMRVEFFGDEIDRIREVDSVTGEVLGDRTHVAIFPASHFVTSDEKIERAVTAIEKELEETIEKFKAEDKLIEAQRIEQRTHYDIEMLKEMGFCNGIENYSRHLTLREPGSTPYTLLDFFPEDWLIVVDESHVTLPQVRGMYNGDRARKSTLVDFGFRLPSALDNRPLQFGEFEKKINQAVYVSATPGDYELARVPKPVQQIIRPTGLLDPIIDVRPSEGQIDDLLDEIRVRIDRNERVLVTTLTIKMSEKLTDYLQDVGINVAYLHSEIKTLERIEIIRDLRIGKYDVVVGINLLREGIDIPEVSLVAILDADKEGFLRSQRSLIQTVGRSARNENGRVIMYADRMTNSMQIAIDETNRRREIQKAHNEAHGITPKTINKEIRDLIKATEVKDNKITFDNKPIKKMTKQEKRDMIEELEVEMKQAARELDFERAASLRDVIFELKTELG, from the coding sequence ATGGAACAAAATGAATTTAAATTAGTGTCTCCTTATAAACCAACCGGAGATCAACCAAAAGCAATCGAACAATTAGTAGAAGGTATTAATAATGGAGAAAAAGAACAGATCTTACTCGGTGCAACAGGTACGGGTAAAACATTTACAATATCGAATTTAATTAAACAAGTGAATAAACCAACGTTAATATTAGCGCACAATAAAACATTAGCAGGTCAGTTGTATTCAGAGTTTAAGGAGTTCTTTCCTGAAAATGCAGTTGAATACTTTGTAAGTTACTATGATTACTATCAACCTGAAGCATATGTGCCATCATCAGATACTTACATCGAAAAAGATGCAAAAATTAATGATGAAATTGATAAGTTACGACATTCAGCAACATCATCGTTATTTGAACGCAATGATGTCATTATCGTCTCCTCAGTATCCTGTATCTATGGTTTAGGGGATCCTGAAGAATATAAAAATTTCGTCGTATCGATTCGTACGGGAATGGAGATGGACCGTGATACTTTATTATCGGAACTTGTCCGTATTCAGTACGAACGAAATGATATTGACTTTCATCGTGCGACCTTTAGAGTCCGTGGGGATGTAGTCGAAATTATGCCAGCCTCACATGAAAACAATGCAATGCGCGTTGAATTCTTTGGAGATGAAATTGATCGAATTCGTGAGGTTGACTCTGTTACAGGTGAAGTTTTAGGAGACAGAACGCATGTAGCCATATTTCCTGCCTCACACTTCGTAACAAGTGATGAAAAGATTGAACGTGCCGTAACTGCAATCGAAAAGGAATTAGAAGAAACAATTGAGAAGTTTAAGGCAGAAGATAAATTAATTGAAGCCCAGCGTATTGAACAGCGTACGCATTACGATATAGAGATGCTTAAGGAAATGGGATTCTGTAATGGAATTGAGAATTATTCGCGTCATTTAACATTACGGGAACCTGGCTCAACTCCTTATACATTACTTGATTTCTTTCCAGAGGATTGGCTAATAGTTGTAGACGAGTCCCATGTAACGCTCCCACAGGTAAGAGGAATGTATAACGGTGACCGTGCTCGTAAATCAACGCTAGTAGACTTTGGATTCAGGCTACCATCAGCACTTGATAATAGACCGTTACAGTTTGGTGAATTTGAAAAGAAGATTAATCAAGCAGTATATGTATCAGCTACACCTGGTGATTATGAACTTGCACGTGTACCAAAACCGGTTCAACAAATCATTCGTCCTACGGGATTACTCGATCCAATTATTGATGTAAGACCATCCGAAGGACAAATTGATGATTTACTTGATGAAATAAGGGTTCGTATTGACCGTAATGAACGTGTACTAGTTACAACGTTGACGATTAAGATGTCTGAGAAACTAACGGATTACCTACAGGATGTTGGAATTAATGTTGCCTATCTACATTCTGAAATTAAAACACTAGAACGAATCGAAATTATTCGTGACTTGCGTATTGGTAAGTATGACGTTGTAGTAGGAATTAACCTCCTGCGTGAAGGAATCGATATTCCAGAGGTGTCTTTAGTTGCCATTTTAGATGCGGATAAAGAAGGATTCCTAAGAAGTCAGCGATCACTTATTCAAACTGTTGGTCGTTCGGCTCGTAATGAAAACGGACGCGTTATTATGTATGCAGATCGAATGACGAATTCTATGCAGATTGCAATTGATGAAACAAACAGACGTCGTGAAATACAAAAAGCACATAATGAGGCGCATGGAATAACACCTAAGACGATTAATAAAGAGATTCGAGACTTAATTAAGGCTACAGAAGTTAAAGATAATAAAATTACGTTTGACAACAAACCAATTAAGAAGATGACTAAGCAAGAGAAACGCGATATGATTGAAGAACTTGAAGTAGAAATGAAACAGGCAGCAAGAGAACTTGATTTTGAACGTGCTGCATCACTAAGAGATGTGATTTTTGAGTTAAAAACAGAACTAGGCTAA
- a CDS encoding dihydrofolate reductase family protein, producing the protein MDRPFIVVMVSCSADGRIAINPNITMWEEMDDSRTHTEGGTEIWEELENKIEFMYAPKADMLGSNSLVKEGEPIKELADFKGDRDALYHDYLPEEIVKNPNLKKWLIVIDGRGRIRSGYKGDEGSGSYMLHLVSYGVSPEYLHFLRTNNIPYIISGEKQVDLRSAMKTLKTKLGIDCLTTSSGGKLGGALLRKGIVDEVNIILKPLLYGGFDTPSLFDSPDLKPDELPAKLKLITSTNKSDGHIWLRYKVVGFDDVE; encoded by the coding sequence ATGGATAGACCGTTTATTGTAGTGATGGTATCTTGTTCTGCAGATGGGAGGATTGCAATAAATCCTAACATTACAATGTGGGAAGAGATGGATGATTCTCGTACCCACACCGAGGGGGGAACTGAAATTTGGGAAGAGCTTGAAAATAAAATTGAATTCATGTATGCTCCTAAAGCAGATATGTTAGGAAGTAACTCTCTTGTAAAAGAAGGGGAGCCTATAAAAGAACTTGCAGATTTTAAAGGTGATCGTGATGCGCTATATCATGATTATCTACCAGAGGAGATTGTAAAAAACCCAAATTTAAAAAAGTGGTTAATCGTTATCGATGGAAGGGGAAGAATCAGAAGTGGCTATAAAGGGGATGAAGGTAGTGGAAGCTATATGCTGCATTTAGTATCATATGGAGTATCGCCTGAATATCTACATTTCCTTAGAACTAACAACATTCCATATATTATCTCAGGAGAAAAACAAGTTGACCTCAGAAGTGCCATGAAAACTTTAAAGACGAAGTTAGGTATAGATTGCTTAACGACATCCTCAGGAGGTAAATTAGGTGGAGCACTTTTAAGAAAAGGGATAGTTGATGAAGTGAATATAATTTTAAAACCTCTTTTATATGGTGGATTTGACACTCCTTCGTTATTTGACTCCCCAGATTTAAAGCCAGATGAGTTACCTGCAAAACTTAAGTTAATCACTTCTACTAATAAGTCTGATGGACATATATGGTTGAGGTATAAAGTAGTAGGATTTGATGACGTCGAGTAG
- a CDS encoding type II toxin-antitoxin system RelE/ParE family toxin codes for MFKIEYAPQALEDLQRLRKYVLENFGEDLSKKILIKVTSDIRKLERFPLLGIDMGKIIDVPTDYRLLISEKNYIFYHLQSNKVRVVRILNEKQDYIQQLLVCNSTSADD; via the coding sequence ATGTTTAAAATTGAGTACGCTCCACAGGCGTTAGAAGATTTGCAACGTCTTAGAAAGTATGTTTTAGAAAACTTTGGAGAGGATCTTTCAAAAAAAATTTTAATAAAGGTTACTTCTGATATTAGAAAATTAGAGAGGTTTCCCTTATTGGGTATTGATATGGGAAAAATAATTGATGTACCAACGGATTACCGCCTTTTAATTTCGGAAAAAAACTATATATTTTATCACTTACAATCAAATAAGGTTCGAGTTGTACGTATTTTAAATGAAAAACAGGACTATATACAACAACTACTTGTATGTAATTCAACATCTGCTGATGATTAG
- a CDS encoding type II toxin-antitoxin system prevent-host-death family antitoxin → MPNIKPVSDLRNYTDVLNEVNEGSPVYLTRNGRGEYAIIKLSELDKLKAIIKLLSKLEEGEKSAREKGWLSAADVEATLGL, encoded by the coding sequence ATGCCAAATATTAAACCAGTTTCAGATTTAAGGAATTATACAGATGTACTTAATGAAGTAAATGAGGGAAGTCCTGTTTATTTAACTAGAAATGGTCGTGGAGAATATGCGATTATCAAGCTTTCTGAATTAGATAAACTTAAGGCTATAATTAAGTTGTTATCTAAACTGGAAGAAGGGGAGAAATCAGCAAGAGAGAAAGGGTGGCTGTCAGCTGCTGATGTTGAAGCCACATTAGGACTATAA